A section of the Candidatus Fusobacterium pullicola genome encodes:
- a CDS encoding reactive intermediate/imine deaminase (has endoribonuclease activity on mRNA) produces VVKAGVFIKDMNDFAAINEVYNEYLGDVKPARACVEVARLPKDVKVEIEVIAVK; encoded by the coding sequence GTAGTAAAAGCAGGAGTATTTATAAAAGATATGAATGATTTTGCAGCAATAAACGAAGTATACAATGAGTATTTAGGGGATGTAAAACCAGCAAGAGCTTGTGTAGAAGTAGCAAGATTACCAAAAGATGTAAAAGTTGAAATAGAAGTTATAGCTGTAAAATAG